The following coding sequences lie in one Mycobacterium sp. DL440 genomic window:
- a CDS encoding adenylate/guanylate cyclase domain-containing protein translates to MVDFDALESAGIADARRRAPLIEYLDQLGFTAEQMVEAESRGRLFGLAGDVLQWSGPPEYCLADVAAMIGVPLTDVERAWAALGLTVAGCDVKTLSQADVEALRTWAEMRVLVGDVEATGLLRVVGSGMARLSEAISSMSRAGTPDIQLGHSRDELTTAKAYRTAAGFIPRIGSMIDAVHRHHLMSTRRYFEHVLQEGSSGVLCGIGFADLSGFTALTQMLTTTELSALLNEFSSTSSDIVHARGCRVVKFIGDAVMWVGYEPEQLTQVAVDLVTHPRARATNLSVRAGLDFGAALAIGGDYFGNTVNRAARLVGIAPPSQILVSEPLHDLLPQQQFAAPQALALKGFDAPVTAYPLAGL, encoded by the coding sequence GTGGTCGATTTCGATGCACTGGAATCCGCCGGGATCGCCGATGCACGCCGACGCGCCCCACTCATCGAGTACCTGGATCAGCTCGGCTTCACCGCCGAGCAGATGGTCGAGGCCGAGTCCCGCGGCCGCCTGTTCGGCCTGGCCGGTGATGTCCTGCAATGGTCGGGGCCACCGGAATACTGCCTTGCCGATGTCGCCGCGATGATCGGGGTACCGCTGACCGATGTCGAACGTGCGTGGGCAGCGCTGGGCCTGACCGTCGCCGGATGCGATGTCAAGACGCTGAGCCAGGCCGACGTGGAGGCGCTGCGCACCTGGGCCGAGATGCGGGTGCTGGTGGGTGATGTCGAGGCCACCGGGCTGCTCCGCGTGGTGGGTTCGGGGATGGCCCGGTTGTCCGAGGCCATCTCGTCGATGAGCCGGGCCGGTACCCCCGACATCCAGCTCGGGCATTCTCGTGACGAGCTCACCACCGCCAAGGCCTACCGGACCGCAGCCGGATTCATCCCCCGCATCGGCTCCATGATCGACGCCGTCCACCGTCACCACCTGATGAGCACGAGGCGTTACTTCGAGCACGTTCTGCAAGAGGGATCATCAGGGGTGTTGTGCGGCATCGGATTTGCCGATCTTTCCGGTTTCACCGCCCTCACCCAGATGCTGACCACCACCGAACTGTCGGCCCTGCTCAACGAGTTCAGCTCGACGAGTTCCGATATCGTCCACGCCCGCGGCTGCCGGGTGGTGAAGTTCATCGGCGACGCCGTCATGTGGGTGGGGTACGAACCCGAGCAGCTCACCCAGGTGGCCGTCGATCTGGTCACCCACCCACGGGCGCGTGCGACGAACCTCAGCGTGCGTGCGGGTCTGGACTTCGGCGCCGCGCTGGCGATCGGTGGCGACTACTTCGGCAACACCGTCAACCGGGCGGCGCGGTTGGTGGGCATCGCCCCACCCAGCCAGATCCTGGTATCGGAGCCCCTGCACGATCTGCTGCCGCAGCAGCAGTTCGCCGCTCCGCAGGCGCTGGCCCTGAAAGGGTTCGACGCACCGGTCACGGCGTATCCGCTCGCCGGACTCTAG
- a CDS encoding leucyl aminopeptidase, translated as MSSAPGYQAATVTVSSSLPRKGADEAVLVIGVVSDDAGPKVLAAGPYLDDDAVAAIESGLQAVGATGGEGQTHRLVVASLPVASVLTVGLGKPRDEWPADTIRRAAGTAARALDKVATVVTSLSAINLEAAVEGLILGAYRFSDFRSAKTAPTDAGLTAITALAADTKAATKAEAQRAVDIASAVATARDFVNTPPSHLFPDEFAKRAKVLGDAVGLEVEVLDDKSLAEAGYGGIVGVGKGSSRPPRLVRLIHRGTSKNAKRVALVGKGITFDTGGISIKPAANMHHMTSDMGGAAAVIATVVLAAKQNLPIEVIATVPMAENMPSATAQRPGDVLTQYGGITVEVLNTDAEGRLILADAIVRACEDDPDYLIETSTLTGAQTVALGARTPGVMGSDEFRDRVAAVSQSVGENGWAMPLPEELKDDLKSSVADLANVSGSRYAGMLVAGTYLREFVADGVQWSHIDVAAPAYNTGGPWGYTPKGGTGVPTRTMFAVLEDIAANG; from the coding sequence GTGAGCAGCGCACCCGGCTACCAGGCCGCCACCGTCACCGTCAGCTCGTCGTTGCCCCGCAAGGGGGCCGACGAGGCCGTCCTCGTCATCGGCGTAGTCAGCGACGATGCCGGCCCGAAGGTCCTGGCCGCAGGGCCCTACCTCGACGACGACGCAGTGGCCGCGATCGAATCCGGCCTGCAGGCAGTGGGGGCCACCGGGGGCGAGGGGCAAACGCACCGACTGGTCGTCGCGTCGCTGCCGGTCGCCAGCGTGCTGACTGTCGGCCTGGGGAAGCCTCGAGACGAGTGGCCCGCCGATACGATCCGCCGGGCCGCCGGTACCGCGGCGCGGGCGTTGGACAAGGTCGCCACGGTCGTGACCTCGCTTTCGGCGATCAACCTGGAGGCCGCCGTCGAGGGGTTGATCCTGGGCGCCTACCGATTCAGCGACTTCCGCAGCGCCAAGACCGCGCCCACCGATGCCGGGTTGACCGCGATCACCGCGCTGGCCGCCGATACCAAAGCGGCAACCAAGGCAGAAGCTCAGCGCGCGGTGGACATCGCCTCCGCCGTGGCCACTGCCCGCGACTTTGTGAACACCCCGCCCAGCCACCTGTTTCCCGACGAATTCGCCAAGCGGGCAAAGGTTTTGGGCGACGCGGTAGGACTTGAGGTCGAGGTGCTCGACGACAAGTCGCTGGCCGAGGCCGGTTACGGCGGCATCGTGGGTGTCGGCAAGGGGTCGTCGCGCCCGCCCCGCCTGGTGCGGTTGATCCATCGGGGTACCTCGAAGAACGCCAAGCGCGTGGCTCTGGTCGGCAAGGGCATCACGTTCGACACCGGCGGCATCTCGATCAAGCCGGCCGCCAACATGCATCACATGACCTCAGATATGGGCGGGGCCGCCGCGGTGATCGCGACCGTGGTGCTGGCAGCCAAGCAGAATCTGCCGATCGAGGTCATCGCGACGGTGCCGATGGCCGAGAACATGCCGTCGGCGACCGCGCAGCGCCCGGGCGATGTCCTGACCCAGTACGGCGGCATCACCGTCGAGGTCCTCAACACCGACGCCGAGGGCCGCCTGATCCTGGCCGATGCGATCGTGCGGGCCTGCGAGGACGATCCGGACTACCTGATCGAGACGTCGACCCTGACGGGCGCGCAGACCGTGGCCCTGGGTGCTCGCACGCCGGGCGTGATGGGCAGCGACGAGTTCCGCGACCGGGTGGCGGCGGTGTCGCAGTCTGTCGGCGAGAACGGCTGGGCCATGCCGCTGCCCGAGGAACTCAAGGACGACCTCAAGTCCTCGGTGGCCGACCTGGCCAACGTCAGCGGGTCGCGCTACGCCGGGATGCTGGTGGCAGGCACTTACTTGCGCGAGTTCGTCGCCGACGGGGTCCAGTGGTCGCACATCGACGTCGCCGCACCGGCATACAACACCGGAGGCCCGTGGGGTTACACCCCCAAGGGCGGCACCGGCGTGCCGACGCGCACGATGTTCGCGGTCCTGGAGGATATCGCCGCGAACGGCTGA
- a CDS encoding lytic transglycosylase domain-containing protein codes for MARFLHSLAILFTLGAVLSGCSGSSDTSGLGTQTTTPRPPTTTPASPAGKQPRLAADPGRLAEDLIADERALRSPATPEPALTQAARRQQVAYRTIGRHPEWDGMIRPRIPAELVGFYDRNVAARRQLAVLAHPKDTLPAWRINPPPSIDLLLDAYREAEAASGVGWNYLAAINLIETHFGSVTGDSSAGAQGPMQFMPSTFAAYGRGGDIQSPRDSIMAAGNYLAANGFARDPDYALFRYNNADEYVRAVTDYAAAMAADPAAFGAFYRWDVYYVSTAGDVLLPIGYAAESRIPVGEYLTAHPQ; via the coding sequence ATGGCGAGATTTCTTCACAGCCTCGCGATCTTGTTCACGTTGGGCGCAGTGCTTTCCGGCTGTTCGGGGTCATCGGACACCTCGGGTCTGGGCACCCAGACCACGACACCGCGGCCGCCCACCACCACGCCGGCCTCCCCCGCCGGCAAGCAACCTCGCCTGGCGGCAGACCCGGGTCGGCTGGCCGAGGATCTGATCGCCGACGAGCGTGCCCTGCGCAGTCCGGCGACGCCGGAGCCCGCGCTGACGCAGGCGGCCCGCCGTCAGCAGGTGGCCTACCGGACGATCGGTCGTCACCCCGAATGGGACGGGATGATCCGGCCGCGTATCCCGGCCGAACTCGTCGGGTTCTACGACCGCAATGTCGCCGCGCGGCGCCAACTCGCCGTGCTGGCGCACCCCAAGGACACGCTGCCCGCGTGGCGTATCAACCCGCCGCCATCCATCGATCTGCTTCTGGACGCCTACCGCGAAGCCGAGGCCGCCTCGGGTGTCGGTTGGAACTACCTTGCCGCGATCAACCTGATCGAGACGCACTTCGGCAGCGTCACGGGTGACAGCTCGGCCGGCGCGCAGGGACCGATGCAGTTCATGCCGTCCACGTTTGCGGCCTACGGTCGGGGCGGCGATATCCAGTCGCCCCGGGACAGCATCATGGCAGCCGGGAATTACCTGGCCGCCAACGGTTTTGCCCGCGACCCCGACTACGCCCTGTTCCGGTACAACAACGCCGACGAGTACGTGCGGGCGGTCACCGACTACGCCGCCGCGATGGCCGCCGATCCGGCGGCGTTCGGCGCGTTCTACCGCTGGGATGTGTACTACGTCTCCACCGCAGGTGACGTGCTGCTGCCTATCGGGTATGCCGCCGAGTCGCGGATACCGGTCGGCGAATACCTCACCGCCCACCCGCAGTAG
- a CDS encoding SDR family oxidoreductase: MQRFVDSSDGTRIAVYEQGDRQRPTLVMAHGWPDSHVLWNGVTGELGNRFHIVRYDNRGAGASDVPKAVKAYRMDRFADDLSAVIDAVSPGRPVHVLAHDWGSVGVWEYLSRPEASEKVASFTSVSGPSTDHYGSFVRGRLARPYRPIRFAKAVNLASRFSYWIPFSVPVVAPALMRRGAARRLQAIDTAGPKFQSETLDTDAANGLKIYRANAIRSFTTLRHDHYVTVPVQLICNDHDPVVRGHGYDEESSWVPLLWRRDLKAGHWAPFSHWRAIANATAELIEHIEGAPASRALRRAQLGRLRESFGDTLVSVTGAGSGIGRATALAFAAQGAELVISDIDEASAKATANEIAARGGVAHAYAVDVSDAEAVENFVGQVCSTHGVPDVVVNNAGIGHGGKFLDTPAEQFDRVLDVNLGGVVNCCRSFARRLVDRGTGGHIVNVASMAAYSPSASMNAYSTSKAAVFMFSDCLRAELDAAGIGLTTICPGMIDTNIIDTTRFDVPAEKRDQVEQLRAATKKAFAARRYGPDKVAKAIVAAVRKDKAIRPVTPEAYAAYGVARLVPSALRRVARSGSL, encoded by the coding sequence ATGCAGCGCTTCGTCGACAGCTCGGACGGAACCCGCATCGCGGTTTACGAACAAGGGGATCGCCAGCGCCCCACGCTCGTGATGGCACACGGCTGGCCGGATTCGCATGTGCTGTGGAACGGCGTCACGGGGGAACTCGGAAACCGCTTCCACATCGTGCGGTACGACAACCGCGGAGCCGGCGCCTCGGATGTGCCGAAGGCCGTCAAGGCCTACCGGATGGACCGGTTCGCCGATGACCTGTCCGCGGTGATCGACGCCGTGAGCCCAGGGCGCCCCGTGCACGTGTTGGCCCATGACTGGGGTTCCGTCGGCGTGTGGGAGTACCTGAGCCGCCCCGAGGCCTCTGAGAAGGTGGCGTCCTTTACGTCCGTATCGGGGCCCAGCACCGACCACTACGGGTCGTTCGTACGTGGCCGCCTGGCCCGCCCGTACCGGCCCATCCGGTTCGCCAAAGCGGTGAACCTGGCCTCGCGGTTCAGCTATTGGATCCCGTTCTCGGTACCCGTCGTCGCACCCGCGCTGATGCGGCGTGGTGCGGCGCGCCGGCTGCAGGCCATCGACACTGCCGGGCCCAAATTCCAGTCCGAGACCCTGGACACCGATGCTGCCAACGGGCTGAAGATCTACCGCGCCAACGCGATTCGATCGTTCACGACGCTGCGGCACGATCACTACGTGACCGTGCCGGTGCAGCTGATCTGCAACGACCACGACCCCGTGGTGCGCGGACACGGCTACGACGAGGAATCCAGCTGGGTGCCATTGCTGTGGCGCCGTGACCTCAAGGCCGGTCACTGGGCCCCGTTCTCGCACTGGCGCGCGATCGCCAACGCGACCGCCGAACTGATCGAGCACATCGAGGGCGCCCCGGCATCCCGCGCGCTGCGACGCGCTCAGCTCGGACGGTTACGCGAATCCTTTGGCGACACACTGGTTTCGGTGACCGGCGCGGGCAGCGGCATTGGTCGTGCCACGGCGCTGGCCTTCGCCGCGCAGGGCGCCGAACTCGTGATCAGCGACATCGACGAGGCGTCGGCCAAAGCCACCGCCAATGAGATCGCGGCGCGCGGGGGCGTGGCCCATGCCTACGCTGTCGACGTGTCCGACGCCGAGGCGGTGGAGAATTTCGTCGGGCAGGTCTGCAGCACCCACGGGGTGCCCGACGTGGTGGTCAACAACGCTGGAATCGGCCACGGCGGCAAGTTCCTCGACACCCCGGCCGAGCAGTTCGACCGCGTGCTCGATGTGAACCTCGGGGGAGTCGTCAACTGCTGCAGGTCATTCGCCCGCCGCCTCGTCGACCGCGGTACCGGCGGCCACATCGTCAACGTCGCATCGATGGCCGCCTATTCGCCGTCGGCTTCGATGAACGCCTACTCGACCAGCAAGGCCGCGGTATTCATGTTCTCCGACTGCCTGCGCGCCGAATTGGACGCGGCGGGAATCGGTTTGACCACGATCTGCCCGGGCATGATCGACACCAACATCATCGACACCACCCGCTTCGACGTCCCCGCCGAAAAGCGGGATCAGGTGGAGCAGTTGCGCGCGGCGACCAAGAAGGCCTTCGCCGCGCGGCGCTACGGGCCGGACAAGGTCGCCAAGGCCATCGTCGCCGCGGTCCGCAAGGACAAGGCGATCCGCCCCGTCACCCCGGAGGCCTATGCCGCCTACGGCGTGGCACGGCTGGTGCCCTCGGCGCTGCGCCGGGTGGCGCGGTCGGGGTCGCTGTAG
- a CDS encoding oxidoreductase, protein MGLFDSFRRDRSARGFGSDQAGDLQYLHRWVAEHVGVEAFVEPRTSVTEVTVVLVAADGEWTRRRTGGEAGARRLSDRLQIPVYDVQKVGYPQRMRDYDARRRIERQRAVYRELDDR, encoded by the coding sequence TTGGGCCTGTTCGATTCGTTTCGCCGAGACCGGTCGGCGCGCGGATTCGGCAGCGACCAGGCCGGGGACCTGCAGTATCTGCACCGCTGGGTGGCTGAGCATGTCGGAGTCGAGGCATTCGTCGAGCCCCGCACTTCGGTCACCGAGGTGACCGTCGTGCTCGTTGCTGCGGACGGGGAATGGACGCGGCGCCGCACGGGTGGCGAGGCAGGCGCGCGTCGGCTCAGCGACCGGCTGCAGATCCCGGTGTACGACGTCCAGAAGGTGGGATATCCGCAACGGATGCGCGACTACGACGCGCGTCGCCGGATCGAACGTCAGCGCGCCGTATACCGGGAACTCGACGACCGTTAG
- a CDS encoding biotin/lipoyl-containing protein, with protein MAISVQMPALGESVTEGTVTRWLKQEGDTVEVDEPLLEVSTDKVDTEIPSPAAGVLTKIVAQEDDTVEIGGELAVIGEAGEQASAAPASEPEAKPEPEPEPQATEPSAAPAETAAPEPAAPAQPVPSAPAAAASDSATSIVMPELGESVTEGTVTRWLKKVGDTVGVDEPLVEVSTDKVDTEIPSPVAGTLLSITAEEDDVVAVGGELAKIGDAAAAPAPAAPPAAPAPAPA; from the coding sequence ATGGCCATCTCCGTCCAGATGCCCGCGCTAGGTGAGAGTGTCACCGAGGGCACCGTCACCCGCTGGCTTAAACAGGAGGGCGACACCGTCGAGGTCGACGAGCCGCTGCTGGAGGTGTCCACAGACAAGGTCGACACCGAGATCCCGTCACCCGCCGCGGGTGTGCTGACGAAGATCGTCGCCCAGGAGGACGACACCGTCGAGATCGGCGGCGAGCTTGCGGTCATCGGCGAGGCCGGCGAACAAGCCTCGGCGGCGCCGGCCTCGGAGCCGGAAGCCAAGCCGGAACCCGAGCCCGAGCCCCAGGCCACCGAGCCGTCGGCCGCCCCGGCCGAGACTGCCGCTCCCGAGCCCGCAGCCCCGGCACAGCCGGTCCCGTCCGCCCCGGCCGCCGCCGCGTCCGACTCGGCCACCAGCATCGTGATGCCCGAACTGGGCGAGTCGGTCACCGAGGGCACCGTCACCCGGTGGCTCAAGAAGGTTGGCGACACCGTGGGTGTCGACGAGCCGCTCGTCGAGGTATCCACGGACAAGGTCGACACCGAGATCCCGTCCCCCGTGGCCGGCACCCTGCTGTCGATCACTGCCGAGGAGGACGACGTCGTCGCCGTCGGTGGAGAGCTGGCCAAGATCGGCGACGCCGCCGCCGCGCCGGCACCTGCCGCCCCTCCGGCTGCCCCCGCTCCTGCCCCGGCAG
- the sucB gene encoding 2-oxoglutarate dehydrogenase, E2 component, dihydrolipoamide succinyltransferase has protein sequence SPYVTPLVRKLAAENSVDLAAVKGTGVGGRIRKQDVLAAAEAKKAPPAPAAPAAPAAAAPAAASAAPALAHLRGTTQKANRIRQITAKKTRESLQATAQLTQTHEVDMTKIVALRARAKADFAEREGVNLTYLPFIARAVIDALKIHPNINASYNEDTKEITYYDAEHLGFAVDTEQGLLSPVIHNAGDLSLGGLARAISDIAGRARSGNLKPDELSGGTFTITNIGSQGALFDTPILVPPQAAMLGTGAIVKRPRVISDAYGNESIGVRSVCYLPLTYDHRLIDGADAGRFVTTIKRRLEEGAFEADLGL, from the coding sequence GCTCGCCGTACGTCACCCCGCTGGTGCGAAAGTTGGCCGCGGAGAACAGTGTCGACCTCGCTGCGGTGAAGGGCACCGGTGTCGGCGGCCGCATCCGCAAGCAGGACGTGCTCGCCGCGGCCGAGGCCAAAAAGGCCCCTCCGGCTCCGGCAGCACCGGCAGCCCCTGCCGCGGCCGCACCCGCCGCCGCGTCGGCCGCCCCGGCCCTGGCCCACCTGCGCGGAACCACGCAGAAGGCCAACCGGATTCGCCAGATCACAGCGAAGAAGACGCGCGAATCGTTGCAGGCGACTGCGCAGTTGACCCAGACCCACGAGGTCGACATGACCAAGATCGTGGCGTTGCGGGCCCGGGCGAAGGCGGATTTCGCCGAGCGCGAAGGTGTCAACCTCACCTACCTGCCGTTCATCGCCCGCGCCGTGATCGATGCGTTGAAGATCCACCCGAACATCAACGCGAGCTACAACGAGGACACCAAGGAGATCACCTACTACGACGCCGAACACCTCGGCTTCGCCGTCGACACCGAGCAGGGCCTGCTCTCCCCGGTGATCCACAACGCCGGTGACCTGTCGCTGGGCGGGCTCGCACGCGCCATCTCCGACATCGCGGGCCGCGCCCGGTCGGGCAACCTCAAGCCCGACGAGCTGTCCGGCGGCACTTTCACCATCACCAACATCGGCAGCCAGGGCGCGCTGTTCGACACCCCGATCCTGGTTCCGCCGCAGGCGGCGATGCTGGGCACCGGGGCGATCGTCAAGCGGCCGCGGGTGATCTCCGACGCCTACGGCAACGAGTCGATCGGCGTGCGCTCGGTGTGCTACCTGCCGCTGACCTACGACCACCGACTGATCGACGGCGCCGACGCCGGCCGGTTCGTGACCACCATCAAGCGCAGGCTCGAAGAAGGTGCTTTCGAGGCCGACCTCGGGCTGTAA
- a CDS encoding TIGR01777 family oxidoreductase codes for MADAVIAIAGSSGLIGSALVSTLRAADRRVLRIVRRAPSNGDELFWNPDTGEFDASALHGVDAVVNLCGVGVGEKRWSGAFKQSLRDSRIGPTEVLAGAVSDAGVPVLINASAVGYYGDTRDRVTDESAPEGRGFLAGLCADWEAATAPAIAAGSRVVLLRTGLVMSPSGGMVNRLKPLFSLGLGARLGNGRQYIPWISLEDEVRAILFAMANDSLSGPVNLTGPAPVTNAEFTASLGRALNRPTPVMVPGFALRTLLGEIADEGLLVGQRAIPAALERAGFSFHHNTIGEALAYATATKDL; via the coding sequence GTGGCGGACGCCGTCATCGCGATAGCGGGATCATCCGGTCTGATCGGTTCGGCGCTGGTATCAACGCTGCGCGCCGCCGATCGCCGGGTGCTCCGGATCGTACGCAGGGCACCATCGAACGGCGACGAGCTGTTCTGGAACCCCGACACCGGGGAGTTCGACGCTTCCGCGCTCCACGGCGTGGACGCGGTGGTGAACCTCTGCGGCGTCGGCGTCGGCGAGAAGCGTTGGTCGGGCGCCTTCAAACAGAGTCTGCGCGACAGCCGGATCGGGCCCACCGAGGTGCTGGCCGGCGCCGTGTCCGATGCCGGGGTGCCCGTGCTGATCAACGCGAGCGCCGTCGGTTACTACGGCGACACCCGGGACCGGGTGACCGACGAGTCCGCACCCGAGGGACGCGGGTTCCTGGCCGGGCTATGTGCGGATTGGGAGGCGGCCACGGCGCCGGCAATCGCCGCCGGTTCTCGGGTGGTGCTGCTGCGCACCGGACTGGTCATGTCCCCGTCGGGCGGCATGGTGAACCGGCTCAAACCGCTGTTCTCACTGGGCCTGGGCGCCCGGTTGGGCAACGGTCGGCAGTACATCCCGTGGATCAGCCTGGAGGACGAGGTCCGCGCGATCCTGTTCGCGATGGCGAACGACAGCTTGTCGGGCCCGGTCAACCTCACCGGGCCGGCTCCGGTGACCAACGCCGAGTTCACCGCGTCGCTGGGCCGCGCCCTCAATAGGCCCACCCCGGTGATGGTTCCGGGTTTCGCGTTGCGCACGCTGCTCGGCGAGATCGCCGACGAGGGACTGCTCGTGGGCCAGCGCGCCATCCCCGCGGCTCTCGAGCGCGCCGGCTTCAGCTTCCACCACAACACCATCGGCGAGGCGCTGGCCTACGCCACCGCAACCAAGGACCTGTGA
- the lipB gene encoding lipoyl(octanoyl) transferase LipB has product MTSIRSAAAPVEVRRVGTLDYEAAWALQREIADARVAGGPDTLLLLQHPAVYTAGKRTEPHERPVDGTPVVDTDRGGKITWHGPGQLVGYPIIGLTEPLDVVNFVRRLEEALISVCADLGLQTGRVDGRSGVWVQGDTAANRASGRARPARKVGAIGIRVSRATTLHGFSLNCDCDLSAFSSIVPCGIADAGVTSLTAELGRLVTVDDVTDRVAAAVCDALDGRLELALNVG; this is encoded by the coding sequence GTGACATCCATCCGCTCGGCGGCCGCTCCCGTCGAGGTGCGGCGTGTGGGGACACTCGACTATGAAGCCGCCTGGGCGCTGCAGCGCGAGATCGCCGATGCCAGGGTTGCCGGCGGGCCCGATACCCTGCTGCTGCTTCAGCACCCCGCCGTCTACACCGCAGGAAAGCGCACCGAGCCGCATGAGCGTCCGGTCGACGGCACCCCTGTCGTCGACACGGACCGCGGCGGCAAGATCACCTGGCACGGCCCCGGACAGTTGGTGGGCTACCCCATCATCGGCCTGACCGAGCCGCTGGATGTGGTGAATTTCGTTCGGCGCCTTGAGGAAGCACTCATCAGCGTGTGCGCGGATCTCGGTCTGCAGACCGGTCGCGTCGACGGACGCTCCGGCGTGTGGGTTCAGGGCGACACCGCGGCGAACCGCGCATCAGGCAGAGCGCGGCCGGCCCGCAAGGTCGGGGCGATCGGCATCCGGGTGTCCCGGGCGACGACGCTGCACGGGTTCTCTCTCAACTGTGACTGTGACCTGTCCGCGTTCTCGTCGATCGTGCCGTGCGGCATCGCCGATGCGGGGGTGACATCGCTGACGGCCGAACTCGGCCGGCTCGTCACCGTCGACGACGTCACCGACCGCGTCGCCGCCGCGGTGTGCGACGCACTGGACGGACGGCTGGAACTAGCTCTGAACGTAGGATGA